A single genomic interval of Lewinellaceae bacterium harbors:
- a CDS encoding T9SS type A sorting domain-containing protein has protein sequence MEDVSIGEDVWGSWLIKVSPQGDSLWARYYSIFDEKISWPEPFDLKNTPDGGYVVVGQTNPHQPDGRRLQRAWMLKVDEHGCLIPGCHLVNDLEEAGIEKIELAIYPNPTNDFLNFQLRGTTLAKGTQFRIVDLAGKTMKAFKAGNLADTYMVSVGSWPEGVYFLQYLMDEKVLRSKKFIKH, from the coding sequence TTGGAAGATGTATCTATTGGAGAAGATGTTTGGGGCAGTTGGCTCATAAAGGTATCTCCACAAGGAGACAGCCTGTGGGCCAGGTATTATTCTATATTTGACGAAAAAATAAGCTGGCCTGAGCCATTCGACCTGAAAAACACACCGGACGGCGGTTATGTTGTTGTCGGGCAAACCAACCCTCACCAACCGGACGGCCGCCGACTCCAAAGAGCCTGGATGCTGAAAGTGGATGAGCACGGCTGCCTCATCCCCGGCTGCCATCTAGTGAATGATTTAGAAGAAGCAGGAATTGAGAAAATAGAGCTTGCCATTTACCCCAACCCTACCAATGATTTCCTGAATTTTCAGCTAAGGGGTACTACGCTGGCCAAAGGCACACAGTTTCGTATTGTAGATCTTGCCGGAAAAACCATGAAGGCATTTAAAGCAGGTAACCTGGCTGACACTTATATGGTATCGGTAGGGAGCTGGCCGGAAGGCGTGTATTTTTTGCAGTATCTTATGGATGAGAAGGTTTTGCGCTCAAAAAAATTCATTAAACATTAA
- a CDS encoding toxin-antitoxin system YwqK family antitoxin, with amino-acid sequence MIRILFLAASITVLSACGNGNAGGAAATGQFDSSGFTTETIPGTSYQRAAKLAADNTLQEEGLLRNGVREGTWVVYHSGGVFPEKIISYAEGLYNGPYMEFNDRGQLTLRATYKNNVLDGPWGKYRFGRPEAEANYKNGNFDGAYKEYDGQSGKLIKEINYKDGKQHGMLRFYNDKGEVTLEYEYKDGEKVGGGIVESAGGGGESAE; translated from the coding sequence ATGATTAGAATTTTGTTTTTGGCAGCGAGCATTACCGTTTTATCGGCATGTGGAAACGGCAACGCCGGAGGCGCCGCCGCAACCGGGCAATTTGACAGCTCCGGGTTTACAACGGAGACCATCCCCGGCACTTCCTACCAGCGCGCCGCCAAGCTGGCGGCAGACAATACCCTGCAGGAGGAAGGCCTGCTCCGCAATGGCGTCCGGGAAGGAACCTGGGTGGTTTATCACTCCGGGGGAGTATTTCCCGAGAAAATCATTTCTTATGCCGAAGGTTTGTACAACGGCCCTTACATGGAGTTTAACGACCGCGGGCAACTGACCCTCCGGGCTACTTACAAGAACAACGTGCTGGATGGGCCCTGGGGCAAGTACCGTTTTGGCCGGCCGGAGGCGGAAGCCAATTATAAGAATGGCAATTTTGACGGGGCATACAAGGAATACGACGGCCAATCGGGAAAGTTGATCAAGGAAATCAACTACAAAGACGGGAAGCAACATGGCATGCTGCGCTTCTACAACGACAAGGGAGAAGTGACGCTGGAGTACGAGTACAAAGACGGCGAAAAAGTAGGCGGCGGCATCGTGGAAAGCGCGGGAGGAGGAGGAGAATCGGCGGAATAG
- a CDS encoding ankyrin repeat domain-containing protein — protein MLLILGLFACREENPNQQAKLDKRLFESIRQGKPELADSCLRAGARLEARDSEGATPLIAAANTGNTKLASLLLEQGADVQARRKGYYGSTALMEIATANDTAMARLLLASGADVHRRDTFGDPAINWAAYYGHISFTRLLLEQGADWQVASRHGTALDIAAKQWNLPLLEFFISRGAGQPLEQERARRLLGAVRAADGEEVRSQLENGARPGEKDELGTPALVWAAAQGYEEIVHLLLQYGAEPDATNRAGQTALAAAARFGHPNILRLLLAAGARPNAAGERYRLTPLISAAMGGYAECGRLLLEAGANPDIQEAIDGFTPLMYAVAYNHPQMVQVLIEYEANPYIKSKDGTGIYELISFSANPEISKMIEAYVLNKQ, from the coding sequence ATGCTGCTCATCCTGGGGCTGTTCGCCTGCCGGGAAGAAAACCCCAACCAACAGGCAAAGCTGGACAAAAGGCTTTTCGAAAGCATCCGGCAGGGCAAGCCCGAGCTGGCCGACTCCTGCCTGCGCGCCGGTGCCCGCCTGGAAGCCCGCGATTCGGAAGGGGCAACTCCCCTGATTGCGGCGGCCAATACGGGCAATACGAAATTGGCGAGCCTGTTGCTGGAGCAGGGCGCCGACGTACAGGCCCGGCGGAAAGGATACTACGGCAGCACTGCCCTCATGGAGATTGCTACTGCCAATGATACGGCTATGGCCCGCCTGTTGCTGGCCTCGGGCGCTGACGTTCACCGGCGGGACACTTTTGGCGACCCGGCGATCAACTGGGCCGCCTACTACGGCCACATTTCCTTTACCCGGTTGTTGCTGGAGCAGGGCGCCGATTGGCAGGTGGCCAGCCGCCACGGGACAGCCCTCGACATAGCCGCCAAACAGTGGAATCTGCCCTTGCTGGAATTTTTCATCAGCCGCGGGGCGGGGCAGCCCCTGGAGCAGGAGCGGGCCCGCAGGTTGCTGGGCGCCGTCCGCGCCGCAGATGGGGAAGAGGTTCGCAGCCAGTTGGAGAATGGCGCACGTCCCGGCGAAAAGGATGAACTGGGAACGCCGGCGTTGGTATGGGCTGCCGCCCAGGGTTATGAAGAAATTGTGCATCTTCTGCTGCAATACGGCGCTGAACCTGACGCCACCAACCGGGCGGGGCAAACCGCACTCGCCGCCGCCGCCCGTTTTGGGCACCCCAACATTTTGCGCCTGCTGCTGGCTGCGGGCGCCCGGCCGAACGCAGCCGGGGAACGCTACCGGCTTACCCCGCTGATCAGCGCCGCTATGGGTGGCTATGCCGAATGTGGGCGCCTGTTGCTCGAAGCCGGCGCCAACCCGGATATTCAGGAAGCAATCGACGGGTTTACTCCTCTGATGTACGCCGTTGCTTACAATCATCCTCAAATGGTGCAGGTGCTGATCGAATACGAGGCCAATCCCTACATCAAATCGAAGGACGGAACCGGCATTTATGAGCTGATCAGCTTTTCCGCCAACCCGGAAATTTCTAAAATGATCGAGGCTTATGTGTTAAACAAGCAGTGA
- a CDS encoding Gldg family protein produces MKNKTVVSILLIIAIIVVANLISQQFFFRLDLTENDQYTLSPATKDILRNLEDPVTVTAYFSENMPPNIEKARRDFQEMLVEYANLSKGYVDYQFINPDEDEEKQQAAQEGIQPVMITMREKDQAQQQQAFLGAVVQMGGQKETIPFIQPGAPIEYELSTSIKKLAVKEKPSIGLVQGHGEPTLSELAQVVQSLSILYRVENVDLENEASIPDRFRAIAIVAPSDTIPPSHLAKLDEYLSRGSQLFIALNTVEGDLQNAQGRTVYTGLEGWLQQKGVEVAGTFIIDAQCGSVQVRQQQGFLTFNTAVQFPYLPVINNFPEHPITKGLEQVILSFASPVRFVGDSTARFTPIAQTSVKSGIATPPIFFDINKQWTDADFPMSNLTVGGVLEGNLVGNAYSRIVVIGDGDFPVSGQGQQGGDNISLMVNSIDWLSDDTGLIELRTKGVASRPIDQEYLSDEASGKRTFLKYLNFGLPLLLVLIYGFIRVQQQKNRRLRRMQERYV; encoded by the coding sequence ATGAAAAACAAAACCGTCGTATCCATACTGCTGATCATAGCAATCATCGTGGTCGCCAACCTGATCTCCCAACAGTTTTTCTTCCGGCTGGACCTCACGGAGAACGATCAATATACCCTCAGCCCGGCCACCAAAGACATTTTGCGCAACCTGGAGGACCCCGTGACCGTCACGGCCTATTTCTCCGAGAATATGCCTCCGAATATCGAGAAGGCCCGGCGGGACTTTCAGGAAATGCTGGTGGAATACGCCAACCTGTCTAAAGGTTATGTAGACTACCAGTTCATCAACCCGGATGAGGACGAGGAAAAGCAGCAAGCCGCCCAGGAGGGCATACAACCGGTGATGATCACCATGCGGGAAAAAGACCAGGCGCAACAGCAACAGGCGTTTTTGGGCGCCGTTGTGCAGATGGGCGGGCAGAAGGAAACCATCCCCTTTATTCAGCCCGGAGCGCCGATAGAATATGAGTTGTCCACCAGCATTAAAAAGTTGGCCGTTAAGGAAAAGCCTTCGATAGGGCTGGTGCAGGGGCACGGAGAACCGACCCTGTCCGAGTTGGCCCAGGTCGTGCAATCGCTCAGTATTTTGTACCGTGTTGAAAATGTAGACCTGGAAAACGAAGCCAGCATTCCGGACCGGTTCCGGGCCATTGCCATCGTAGCCCCCAGCGACACCATCCCTCCATCTCATCTCGCCAAGCTGGATGAGTACCTCAGCCGCGGCAGCCAGCTCTTTATCGCTTTGAATACCGTTGAAGGAGACCTGCAGAACGCCCAGGGCAGAACGGTTTACACCGGCCTGGAGGGCTGGCTCCAGCAAAAGGGCGTGGAGGTAGCGGGCACTTTCATCATCGACGCCCAGTGCGGCTCCGTCCAGGTTCGGCAACAACAGGGCTTCCTCACATTCAATACAGCCGTGCAGTTTCCCTACCTGCCGGTCATCAACAACTTTCCGGAACACCCCATCACCAAAGGGCTGGAGCAGGTTATCCTCAGCTTTGCCAGCCCGGTGCGCTTCGTGGGCGATTCCACTGCCCGCTTTACTCCTATTGCTCAGACATCAGTCAAGTCAGGCATCGCAACTCCGCCCATCTTTTTCGATATCAACAAGCAATGGACCGACGCCGACTTCCCCATGAGCAACCTCACCGTTGGAGGAGTACTGGAAGGCAACCTGGTGGGCAATGCCTATTCCCGCATCGTAGTGATCGGCGACGGCGACTTTCCCGTATCGGGCCAGGGCCAGCAGGGCGGCGACAACATCAGCCTCATGGTTAACAGCATCGACTGGCTCTCCGACGACACGGGGCTGATCGAACTGCGGACCAAAGGAGTGGCTTCCCGCCCCATCGACCAGGAATACCTGAGCGACGAGGCCAGCGGCAAGCGCACCTTCCTGAAATACCTGAACTTCGGCCTGCCTCTCCTGCTGGTCCTGATCTATGGCTTCATCCGGGTGCAACAGCAGAAAAACCGGCGCCTGAGGCGCATGCAGGAAAGATATGTTTGA
- a CDS encoding choice-of-anchor B family protein has product MKKTLLLLLFAAFCLNGKAQLNMSLLSQVSYSQSLNDVWGWADPETGVEYALVGLRNGVSIVSLENPSDAQEVAFVPGPNSTWRDIKAWGHFAYVTNETSNGLLVIDMSGLPDNVSYIEWTPNLPGLGELSSCHNLYIDEFGYCYLAGCNLNAGGMLILNVDTADGTPQFINAGPGIYAHDVYAKSNKMYASEIYSGNMAIYDVANKNSIQLLATQQTPFSFTHNIWVNDEETVAFTTDERGDAPVAAYDISDLNNIEELDQYRPVGTLGQSVIPHNVHVWDNYLLISYYTDGGRVVDASRPTNLIEVGNYDTWLGGNGGFDGAWGLYPFLPSQTVLVTDINNGLYVLQPTFVRACWLEGIVTDSITGAFLNGVEVLIDSEQPNLGTTDPFGKFETGQAISGTFNVAFTKPGYKEKTIEVALENGVLTEVQVELAPISSFALSGKAIRNADGLPVPGAKVLAVGDILSYEATTDAAGNFSLPEVVEDTYTIYAGAWGYRYAQLDGVNLSGNTTVTIQLEEGYQDDFFFDYGWTTGDDGATAGFWELGEPIPTTYQGSFVSPDGDYPSDLGTECYTTGIGGGQPGNFDVDEGTVYLYSPIMDLSGYENPVFTGRFWFYNGGPFGAPNDYFSISVTNGTDEVELYNTTSSLSFWRPINDIKLVEYIALTDNMQLIFETKDDAANGNWVEAAVDQILVEEGEPLSGLDDLSASSSVKVFPNPFGQAATLSYQLPESAGSALLLVYNAFGQEVQRMELLNQQGQVQLGQNLANGIYWVKLEAGGQLVETVKMVKAN; this is encoded by the coding sequence ATGAAAAAAACTCTTTTACTACTGCTTTTCGCGGCATTTTGCCTGAATGGAAAAGCCCAATTGAATATGTCCTTGCTATCGCAAGTGAGTTACAGCCAAAGCCTCAACGACGTTTGGGGCTGGGCCGATCCTGAAACCGGCGTCGAATACGCCCTGGTCGGCCTGCGCAACGGCGTTTCCATCGTCAGCCTGGAAAACCCCTCCGATGCTCAGGAGGTGGCCTTTGTGCCCGGGCCAAATTCTACATGGCGGGACATCAAGGCCTGGGGCCATTTCGCCTACGTCACCAATGAGACCAGCAACGGCCTGCTGGTGATCGATATGTCCGGCCTGCCCGATAATGTCTCCTACATCGAATGGACGCCTAACCTGCCCGGCCTGGGCGAATTGTCTTCCTGCCATAACCTCTACATCGATGAGTTTGGCTACTGTTACCTCGCCGGCTGCAACCTCAACGCCGGCGGCATGCTGATCCTCAACGTAGATACAGCGGACGGCACGCCTCAGTTCATCAACGCCGGCCCCGGCATTTATGCCCACGACGTTTATGCCAAAAGCAACAAAATGTACGCCTCCGAGATTTACAGCGGCAATATGGCTATTTACGACGTAGCGAACAAAAACAGCATTCAACTGCTCGCCACCCAGCAAACGCCCTTTAGTTTTACCCACAACATCTGGGTAAACGATGAAGAAACGGTAGCCTTCACTACCGACGAACGGGGGGATGCCCCGGTAGCGGCTTACGACATTTCCGACCTGAACAACATAGAAGAACTGGACCAGTACCGCCCGGTCGGCACGCTCGGCCAAAGCGTTATCCCTCACAACGTCCATGTGTGGGACAATTACCTCCTTATCTCTTACTATACCGACGGCGGCCGGGTGGTCGACGCTTCCCGCCCCACCAACCTCATCGAAGTAGGCAATTACGACACCTGGCTGGGCGGCAACGGCGGCTTTGACGGCGCCTGGGGCCTTTATCCCTTCCTGCCGTCCCAAACGGTTCTGGTTACCGATATCAATAACGGCTTGTATGTTTTACAGCCCACTTTTGTCCGCGCCTGCTGGCTGGAAGGCATTGTAACCGACTCCATCACCGGTGCTTTCCTCAATGGCGTGGAAGTGCTCATCGACTCCGAACAACCTAATCTGGGCACGACGGACCCCTTCGGGAAATTCGAGACCGGCCAGGCCATCAGCGGCACCTTCAACGTTGCGTTCACCAAGCCGGGCTATAAGGAGAAAACCATCGAAGTTGCCTTGGAAAACGGCGTGCTGACCGAAGTACAAGTTGAACTGGCCCCGATCAGCTCTTTCGCCCTTTCCGGAAAGGCTATCCGAAACGCCGATGGGCTGCCGGTTCCCGGCGCCAAAGTCCTGGCGGTCGGCGATATTTTGTCTTACGAAGCAACCACTGACGCCGCCGGCAATTTCTCCCTGCCCGAGGTTGTGGAAGACACTTACACCATCTATGCCGGCGCCTGGGGCTATCGGTACGCTCAGCTCGACGGTGTAAATCTGTCCGGAAATACAACTGTTACTATTCAACTCGAAGAAGGCTATCAGGATGATTTCTTCTTTGACTACGGCTGGACGACAGGTGACGACGGCGCCACCGCCGGCTTTTGGGAACTGGGCGAGCCGATTCCGACCACTTACCAGGGCTCGTTCGTCAGCCCGGATGGCGATTACCCCAGCGACCTCGGCACAGAATGTTATACCACCGGCATCGGCGGCGGCCAACCGGGCAACTTCGACGTGGATGAAGGAACAGTCTACCTTTACTCTCCAATCATGGATTTGTCCGGTTATGAAAACCCCGTATTCACCGGGCGCTTCTGGTTTTACAACGGCGGCCCATTTGGCGCGCCCAACGACTATTTTTCTATCAGCGTCACCAACGGAACCGATGAGGTGGAGTTGTACAACACCACCTCTTCTCTCAGCTTCTGGAGGCCGATCAACGATATCAAGCTTGTAGAATACATCGCCCTGACCGACAACATGCAGCTCATCTTCGAAACGAAAGACGATGCCGCCAACGGCAACTGGGTGGAAGCTGCGGTCGATCAAATCCTGGTCGAAGAGGGCGAACCCCTGTCCGGGCTGGACGATCTCTCCGCCAGCAGCAGCGTGAAGGTATTCCCCAATCCCTTTGGGCAGGCGGCTACCCTGTCTTATCAGCTTCCCGAAAGCGCCGGCAGTGCTTTATTGCTTGTGTACAACGCCTTCGGGCAGGAGGTGCAGCGAATGGAACTTCTGAACCAACAGGGCCAGGTGCAGCTCGGACAGAACCTGGCCAACGGCATTTACTGGGTGAAACTGGAGGCCGGCGGCCAACTGGTTGAAACGGTAAAGATGGTCAAAGCCAACTAA
- the arsC gene encoding arsenate reductase (glutaredoxin) (This arsenate reductase requires both glutathione and glutaredoxin to convert arsenate to arsenite, after which the efflux transporter formed by ArsA and ArsB can extrude the arsenite from the cell, providing resistance.) yields the protein MKIYHNPRCRKSREALAILEDKGLNPEIVLYLQTPPSREELKNILQMLGIEASELVRKGEGVYKENYKGKALTDEEWLDAMVQYPKLIERPIVVQGRKAVIGRPPEKVEELL from the coding sequence ATGAAAATCTATCACAACCCCCGGTGCCGGAAAAGCAGGGAGGCACTGGCCATCCTGGAAGATAAAGGCCTGAATCCGGAAATTGTTTTATACCTCCAAACGCCTCCTTCCCGGGAGGAGTTGAAGAACATCCTTCAAATGCTGGGCATTGAAGCCTCCGAACTCGTCAGAAAGGGGGAGGGGGTTTATAAAGAAAATTATAAAGGAAAGGCGTTAACTGACGAGGAATGGCTGGATGCCATGGTGCAATACCCCAAGCTGATCGAGCGCCCCATCGTCGTTCAAGGTAGAAAAGCAGTCATTGGCCGCCCGCCGGAGAAGGTGGAGGAATTGCTATAG
- a CDS encoding ABC transporter permease subunit, with protein sequence MHPIWVITKKELSSFFDSLIAYVILIAFLGLSGLFTWDPLELIGQGDIFFRRQADLQVFFSIAYWTLFFFVPALTMRQIAEERKAGTIELLLTKDVSNRQLIVGKFLACLLMVCIALAFTIPYYITVAQLGEIDHGATLSGYLGLLLMSAAYISIGLFASSVTSNQIVAFLLAILIGVFFHILFEVMAGNTQGALGTFFRNLSLQYHFQSIQRGVIDSKDLIYFASIIVLGLGLSELIISKRS encoded by the coding sequence ATGCATCCGATTTGGGTCATTACCAAGAAAGAACTAAGCTCGTTTTTTGATTCTCTGATCGCCTACGTCATACTGATCGCCTTCCTGGGGCTGAGCGGCCTGTTCACCTGGGATCCGCTGGAACTCATCGGGCAGGGCGACATCTTTTTCCGGCGGCAGGCCGACCTTCAGGTGTTCTTCAGCATTGCGTACTGGACGCTGTTTTTCTTCGTCCCCGCCCTGACCATGCGGCAGATCGCCGAAGAGCGCAAAGCGGGCACCATCGAGCTGTTGCTCACCAAGGACGTGTCCAACCGCCAGCTCATCGTCGGGAAGTTCCTGGCCTGCCTGCTGATGGTCTGCATCGCCCTGGCCTTCACCATCCCCTATTACATCACGGTGGCCCAGCTCGGCGAGATCGACCACGGGGCCACGCTTTCCGGGTATCTGGGCCTGCTCCTGATGAGCGCTGCTTATATCAGCATCGGCCTGTTTGCCAGCAGCGTGACGAGCAACCAGATCGTGGCCTTCCTGCTGGCCATCCTGATCGGGGTGTTCTTCCACATCCTCTTCGAGGTGATGGCGGGCAACACCCAGGGCGCCCTCGGCACTTTTTTCCGCAACCTCAGCCTGCAGTACCACTTCCAATCCATACAGCGGGGAGTGATCGACTCGAAAGACCTGATCTATTTTGCCTCCATCATCGTGCTGGGGCTGGGTCTTTCGGAACTCATCATTTCCAAACGAAGCTAA
- a CDS encoding ATP-binding cassette domain-containing protein: protein MDIKIENLSKSYGFQKAVDNISFEVKTGEILGFLGPNGAGKTTTMKMITSYIEMDSGEVLIGGKSVIDGETKRHIGYLPEHNPLYTDMPVIDYLEFCAALQSVPKAKVPERIREMVRVCGLDVEKHKRIRELSKGYRQRVGLAQAMIHDPDILILDEPTTGLDPNQIVEIRELIRKLGKEKTVILSTHILPEVEATCDRILIINQGRIVADGTADTLRKQAQGQQVLQVRIEGGETDEISEKLKQLPTVATVAILQNSGQRFVLQSQPEQLSNQAVFELCVRQKWVLHEMIPFETRLEDIFRDLTLK, encoded by the coding sequence ATGGATATAAAAATAGAAAACCTAAGCAAGAGTTACGGATTCCAAAAGGCTGTTGACAACATCTCCTTCGAAGTCAAAACCGGTGAAATCCTTGGTTTCCTGGGCCCCAACGGGGCCGGAAAAACCACGACCATGAAGATGATCACCAGCTACATCGAAATGGATAGCGGAGAGGTGCTGATCGGCGGCAAATCCGTAATCGACGGAGAAACGAAGCGGCACATCGGCTACCTTCCCGAGCACAATCCGCTCTACACCGATATGCCGGTAATCGATTACCTGGAGTTTTGCGCCGCCCTCCAGAGCGTGCCCAAAGCGAAAGTCCCCGAGCGGATCAGAGAGATGGTTCGGGTGTGCGGGCTGGATGTCGAAAAGCACAAACGCATCCGCGAATTGTCCAAGGGCTACCGCCAACGGGTAGGCCTGGCACAGGCCATGATTCACGACCCCGACATCCTCATTCTCGACGAGCCGACTACCGGCCTGGACCCCAACCAGATTGTGGAAATCCGGGAGCTCATCCGCAAGCTCGGCAAGGAGAAAACCGTGATTCTCAGCACCCACATCCTGCCAGAGGTGGAAGCGACCTGCGACCGCATCCTCATCATCAACCAGGGGCGGATCGTCGCCGACGGCACGGCCGATACGCTTCGAAAGCAGGCCCAGGGGCAGCAGGTGCTTCAGGTGCGCATCGAAGGAGGGGAAACGGACGAGATATCCGAAAAACTGAAGCAATTGCCCACCGTCGCCACCGTCGCCATCCTTCAAAACAGCGGACAGCGGTTCGTACTGCAAAGCCAGCCCGAGCAACTGTCCAACCAGGCTGTCTTCGAGTTGTGCGTACGCCAGAAATGGGTGCTGCACGAGATGATCCCCTTCGAAACCCGGCTGGAGGATATTTTCCGGGATTTGACGCTTAAATGA
- a CDS encoding DUF4340 domain-containing protein → MNNKILLFILVGLLAIYGLSRLFSGDKTTTFKAELIQVDTAAVSSITIDPRGEEPPFTLKKEEGQWIATRDALSIRAAENAVQSLLSNLSLIKTKHIAAKSADKWAEYQVADTSGTRIQVYDVGGNLMEDFIIGKFDFQQAPGMQQQMPMQQQQPIITSFIRLSGENETYAVEGMQMISMGQGFDSYRNKDLLRMKREMEITSFEYQLEDTLLRFQKTPEGWAANGLMLDSMKVENYLNVLRSLPGSEFADDFDELSAGQYPQSQLSISGNNIEEPFRVTAYRDSTRAKPFVIHSNYNPEAYFASDSAGLFQKLFKPVGAFVSKSGDFD, encoded by the coding sequence ATGAACAACAAAATCCTGCTTTTCATCCTGGTAGGGCTGCTCGCTATTTACGGGCTGTCCCGGCTTTTTTCCGGCGACAAAACCACTACTTTCAAAGCCGAGCTGATACAGGTAGACACGGCAGCAGTCAGTTCCATCACCATCGATCCCCGGGGAGAAGAACCGCCCTTTACCCTCAAAAAAGAAGAGGGGCAGTGGATCGCCACCCGGGATGCCCTGAGCATCAGGGCAGCTGAAAACGCCGTACAATCGCTGTTGAGCAACCTCAGCCTGATCAAAACCAAACACATAGCCGCGAAGAGCGCAGACAAATGGGCCGAATATCAGGTGGCGGATACTTCCGGTACCCGGATACAGGTGTATGACGTCGGCGGCAACCTAATGGAAGACTTCATCATTGGCAAGTTCGACTTTCAACAGGCGCCCGGGATGCAGCAACAAATGCCGATGCAGCAGCAGCAGCCCATCATCACCTCCTTCATCCGCCTGAGCGGGGAGAACGAAACCTACGCCGTGGAAGGCATGCAGATGATCAGCATGGGCCAGGGCTTCGACAGCTACCGCAACAAAGACCTCCTCCGGATGAAACGGGAAATGGAAATAACCTCCTTTGAGTACCAATTGGAAGACACCCTGCTCCGGTTTCAGAAAACCCCTGAAGGCTGGGCTGCCAATGGCCTGATGCTGGATTCCATGAAAGTAGAAAACTACCTCAATGTGCTGCGCAGCCTGCCCGGCTCGGAATTCGCCGACGACTTTGACGAACTGTCCGCCGGACAATACCCACAATCGCAATTGTCCATTTCCGGCAACAACATCGAAGAACCTTTCCGGGTCACCGCCTATCGGGACAGCACCCGGGCCAAGCCGTTCGTGATCCACTCCAATTATAACCCGGAGGCTTATTTTGCGAGCGACTCGGCGGGCTTGTTTCAGAAGTTGTTTAAGCCGGTGGGGGCGTTTGTGTCGAAGTCTGGAGACTTCGACTAG
- a CDS encoding PAS domain-containing protein, whose translation MLPNIAVILTDAQRKILWVNDDFTEITGYTLTEVIGKKPSLLQGPKTEKDAINRIRRSLENEVAFMEEITNYRKNGEPYICRLVIHPVFNRDQQLTNYIAFEVDGNVVKDTASISLLQLQEKYSSSSLKGVEEVKLYFKVKALMENEKLFLDPNLSLKEVADQLHTNTKYLSQVVNHHAGCNFQFFINTYRVKEVKSMITSDDYHNLTLFGIALQCGFKNKSTFYKVFKEISGQTPKEYIKMAEV comes from the coding sequence ATGCTCCCGAACATAGCAGTAATTCTCACTGATGCTCAAAGAAAAATCCTGTGGGTCAACGATGATTTCACAGAAATAACCGGTTATACCCTCACCGAAGTGATTGGCAAAAAACCCAGCCTTTTGCAAGGCCCGAAAACGGAGAAGGACGCCATCAACCGCATTCGGCGCAGCCTGGAAAACGAAGTGGCCTTTATGGAGGAGATCACCAACTACCGCAAGAACGGAGAACCCTATATATGCAGGCTGGTGATCCATCCGGTTTTCAACCGCGACCAGCAGTTGACCAATTACATCGCCTTTGAGGTTGACGGAAACGTGGTTAAAGACACTGCCAGCATCTCCTTGCTGCAACTTCAGGAAAAATACAGCTCCAGCAGCCTCAAAGGGGTTGAAGAGGTCAAGCTTTATTTCAAGGTAAAGGCGCTTATGGAAAATGAAAAGCTTTTCCTGGACCCCAACCTTTCCCTGAAAGAAGTGGCGGACCAGCTACACACCAATACCAAATACCTGTCTCAGGTCGTCAACCACCATGCCGGGTGCAACTTTCAGTTTTTCATCAACACCTACAGAGTGAAGGAGGTCAAATCGATGATCACCAGCGATGACTACCACAACCTCACCTTGTTTGGGATAGCTTTGCAGTGCGGGTTCAAGAATAAATCGACTTTCTACAAGGTATTCAAGGAAATTTCCGGGCAGACGCCCAAGGAGTACATCAAAATGGCCGAAGTTTAA
- a CDS encoding hotdog fold thioesterase, whose translation MAWKQPFTLEELNRTGLKTMVSHLGIEFTRIGDDYLEARMPVDHRTVQPMGLLHGGASCVLAETMGSVASFLCIEDPAKETAVGVEINANHLRPATKGHVTGKVSPLRVGRKLHVWNIEIKDEVERLICVSRITIAVVPRK comes from the coding sequence ATGGCCTGGAAACAACCTTTCACCCTTGAAGAACTCAATCGAACGGGACTGAAAACCATGGTAAGCCACCTGGGGATCGAGTTCACCCGTATTGGCGATGATTACCTCGAAGCCCGCATGCCGGTCGACCACCGGACGGTGCAGCCCATGGGGCTGCTGCACGGCGGCGCCTCCTGCGTGCTGGCCGAGACGATGGGCAGCGTGGCATCCTTTCTTTGCATTGAAGACCCGGCGAAAGAAACCGCCGTCGGCGTCGAGATCAACGCCAACCACCTGCGCCCGGCAACAAAAGGCCACGTAACCGGAAAAGTGAGCCCCTTGCGCGTCGGGCGCAAACTGCACGTATGGAATATCGAGATCAAAGACGAGGTGGAGCGCCTGATATGTGTCAGCCGGATAACAATTGCCGTTGTGCCTAGAAAGTGA